Below is a genomic region from Xiphophorus hellerii strain 12219 chromosome 1, Xiphophorus_hellerii-4.1, whole genome shotgun sequence.
CACTCCGCACGTACCTGATTcctggctgttttcacgtttattgcgctgttcatattagtctcaatgtttgcagttttctggagcgcaacgCAAAGCTCGACGTAATTCAGAGGTAATATATTAAATTGATATTAACAAAGAGGGACGGATCATgagtctgactaaaactaactggatgacaaattctggggtttatgtctgcttatttccgAGCCCAAAAACCGCAACCTGCAACTCATTAAATCTGCAAGcgattttagaaaaaaacaagctcaaagctgcttataataatcggacttggtgaccgaaactcaaaatagtttctgtttttccagcaacaaaatgtgcatctccctcttccctccattgtttatgtttctgtcgctgctgatactgtcgcatagaaacggTGGTCACTCCCCAAGACGCgttgaggaaataaaatttaattacaaaagaaaatagtaacgcaaagTGATTTTCAATAAGTAAccgtagtctgactactggatttgaaatggCAACGCGTTAGATtgctcgttactgaaaaaagtggtcggATGTcagttactgacatcactggtCCTAGTGTCGCCTTTTGATACCTGTGACCTCGCAGTGTGGTGGCtggaattatgtttttaaaagcaatttttttgtctttgcttctTTTCAGATTGTTTACAAAATGAGACAAGAGAGAAATGACTCTTGGTTGGTTCAAGAAGACACATAGAAGGAAGCAGCTTTAAGTCTGTTGGCTCATAACTTGGACCAAACACCTGATCAAGTGGATTTTTGCTCTCCGGTTTGTTAGAAAGGCCTTTCCTGTGTTCACTGATGGAGCAGTGGAGGTGAGCCGGTTCGCCCCGTCTCACCATGCTGGCTCTGACTGTGGAGCAGGGCAGGCGGGGAATGGATGAGGCCAGCACCGTTCGGCAGGGCCGGCCGGCAGGGCAGCGGGTCAACATTAAGGAGAAGATCTCCCAGTGGGAGAGTCGGACccaacagagcagcagcagagatggagGACTCAAAGCATACCCTCCCGTTGTGTGCAGAACGCTGTCCAGTGACCTGCTGGGGAACGGATATTCCAATGAAGGCTTGGGAGTCGGAATTCATGCCAGAGATAGCCGCTCAAGAGCAAAAAGCACAGAGTTAGACTTCAGGGAATCTCCAGCTCATGACGTCCACAGCGTGGCTGCTCGAAAGTCAGATCTGTTCAAGAAATCCTCTACTTCATTTTCAAACCCATCTCCTGGAAAACACAGCACAGCAAAAACTTTTGCATCTTCCAAATTTAACACAGACACCCTTTCTTCAGCCTACCCAGTCTTTTCAGCCAACAGCGACCCCAAACCAGATCTCCTTCCTGACATCTTAATCGTCTCCAAGCCTCTACCTCCTTCAGCTGGCGATCAGGATGACAACATGCCTGCTGGAAACTTCTACACGTCTCGGGGTTTCTGGAGGAAGCTGGAGGGAGACAGACTACTGTGGGAGAACAGCAGGAGCAATGCAGGTGACGTGCTGCCCCCTCCCAAACCCCAGCGCACATTCCAGTACCGCGGGACCAGCAACAACACGAAGCCGTGCTGGGACAGCGGCTCTCCTCACAACAACAGCAGTTTCAACCTGAGGAGCAGGAGGGTGGTGAAGCCGCCGAACTTCCCACCTCCACCGTGTCCTGTCATCCAGACCGAAGGGCTGTCCAGGCATAAGAAGAACAGGTGAGGCCAGGAAGATAACCACTACACCACCATATTTCATACTAGCCTTTTATTGAgcagaataaatgaaaacagctggagcttttaaagcattacaaaggTTAACCAACtaacagtgtttttaaaaagccagtaaacatgaaaataaatccatttatAATGAATTAAACTAAGTTAAATCAGTATCAAGGAGTGCTGTTTTTTACCTGGGTGGTTAGATTTGGGGTTGGGTCCCTGCCTGGGGGTGGCTGGGCGGTTGTATTGTCAGATTTTAATTGCTGGCTGGGGTCACATGCTGTCTGGCAGCTTTCTTCTCTATTGTCTAGATGGGGCCCAGTTTGATAGCACAGATAGGTCCAAGTcataaacatttacaaacacaaacagtccACATGCACCATGAAAGTAAATGAGCTGCGTAGCTCATTTACTAATATTTATTATCAGAAGAATTACGGCCATTCAACATCTTTTTTTCACTGTAGTTAACCTTACATTTGCACAAAAATAGACTTTTAAAAGCTAAGTGTTCTTTCACCTTTTGTCCTTCCACTTTAActgtttaagtttatttgttttttccaggtGACTCTTTTTTTATAGCTTCAAATTAAGTCAGTATCTCCTTCTGTTTTTATCCATTACAAAATACCTTCATGGGGAGAAAATATTACACCATCCTGAAACGCAGTTAAGAAATAGTTTCTGTTTCTAGCTGCTACTGTTCTACATTACAAAAGCATTCAGAGATAATTAATTAGGAAATTTCTTGTTGAGTCTCTCAGTACATGTGGTAAGAATGCGCCGTCACTGAATTTCATGAAAGCTTATCGTCGTCTTTCATGCTTTGCATCACAGAGGAACTTTTCTGGGGCgtttttaaaccagaaacagtttttgttttcaactaaAAACTACATAAAAGATTGTCAATATTCTGCAGGTTATTCGgttgaagttgtttttaagCTCAGAAGAAGCTTAAGGACAACTCAGAAAAGACGTGATGTTAGAGGATATAGAACTAAAATCAAGTATTGAACCAATTTTTCTCGTGTCCTTACTGTAGGAAGTCGTTTGAGTATGAAGATGCGACTCGCCTGACAGCGCAGCAGGGCACTGTGGGAAACGGAGATGTCCACCCCGACCTCTACCATGCCTACTCTGATGACAATATTTATGAGGATATTGTGTGTAAGCCAAATTCCATTCATTGACTGTGTGGTGTAGtaaatgaatttatttccagATTATGATCACTCAGTTCTGTTACATAACAACAAAGGCAGGAAATCATTGGCTGGTTTGTGGCTGCCGTTGGTTAAATGGACATTTTTTAGTATGAGCTTTCCTGGAACACATGTGGTAATCTCACAGCCTCTGGCTGCTGTCAGTTATGatctttctttcaaaatatgGCATAATAAGAGTTCAGATTTTAGTCATTTCCCACTAGAGCTATTTAGAAATACGCTTACTAGTCGCTTTTTTcttagtctttttgttttgtatggATTTTTTTCATCTAAGATATGTTattcagaagaagaaatgtttaacatttttagaaatatttctgatttctgGGATGTGGCTAAGACCTTTTCCTGCATTTCAGTGGGCAGTCTTCCACCAGCATCTCTTGAAGTGCTTAGAAACTAAAATctgcattgtgtttttgaaggtttttagacATGTCAGATCATCTGGTATGATTTAAATCTTCCAGTTTTTCTCTCCAACATGTTGTGTGACTGTCTACCTGCAGGTGATGGGATCAGGGATTACCCCTATGAAGATGTCAAGCTGTCCACTATGTGTCTTCCTATAAGGCCCCCAGGTCCAAAGGTAAGGAAGGAAATTCAAATAACTTTTTGACTTATTAGGAATGTCTCAATAaggattttatttctctgttttcataaTCGACCTCAATCATTTAGCTGTAGGTACAACGCTTGTGTTCTAGTCATGATTCTCGCAGCAGTTCCCGTTTTTCTTGACAGTGTCAGATATTTCGTCTGAACAGGGATTTCTGGATAACAaccttttatttctaaatatatgTGTCACCTGACACACATTTCTGGTCTCAAATAAACTCCTATATCACTTTTGCTGCTAACATTATCATTCAGTACAGTTTGCTAGGCTAATGACAGcatttttattatctgttttAATAGGACTTGTTGATAATTCAGCATGTAACATGTCTCACTGCCATTCCAGTAAATAAGACAAACCTTACACGAAGAGCAGTACTGCTTCataattttgctaattttatgtcctcagtttctgttctgttgtaAATTCTCGCCTGGAGGGTCAAGGTAGAGATAGCAACGTGTCTGTCTGTGTcacagacacagacagacacgTTGTGCTGCAGCCAATACCGTCTCTCTTTCCAGCTCATATTTCTTAGCTCAGCAGAATAAAGTTCAAGGTTTATAAAATAGCAGCTGTTATACAAGAAGACACTCCATGGCTCACTGGGGCTGACAAAGTCACTCAGAGTAGATTTACAACAGCTGTTTAATCAATCTGAAAGATTCTCTTATCATAATCACAGGATGATACTTTGATTGGATCAGGACATCcctatttatttctgtatccCTAAAGTAAAATAGTAACTATCTCACCTGATAGAAGAAAAGATTGTCACAATATACAAATCAtgtcttaaatttttttgtttgcttcagtTTTCTCCTAAAGGTCAGACGTTGCATGGATATGCTGGGAAAGTGGACAAGAACGTATTTCAGGTGTTGGCGTCCAAATCCTCAACTTTTACAGAATCTGCTAAATCAGCATCGCCTCGATACAGCAGCGCTCAGAAAACCCACGGGTCTCCTCAGGTAGCTGCCTGTGTTTTCTAAACCGTTTTATGCATCTAAATGCTTCAGCTCAGTGGGAAATATTGCCGTGTAAAACGATGAGTCATGGTAAAAGTCGCAAAGCAACGACAGGCGCGGTAACTTGCCGAGCAGGAAGGAGAGGATGCTGAAAGAAACAGATAGGGGTGAAGCAAAATGCAAGTCCTTCTGTCACATTTAGGCTCTTTGAACGAGAAAACAAACTTCTAACTGATGGCTTTGGGAAGCCGCTGGACTGGGACAGAATTTAACTGCAAGGTAATTCATCTGGCTGAGGGAGAAATAGAGGAGTGGGGCTTTGAAACCTGCCTGACACTTTTACTGTGTAGTTAGTGTGTTGGATAAATGCCAGACGTTTATGGTTAGCTCTTGCTTTAGCATGTTTTTGCTAGAATCTTTTCCTTCacgagacagaaacagaaaaactgttagATCGTTTCTAAAGTGCTGTTCTTGTAAATTGATCAGTTATTATAGTCTATTATACATTGAAAAAGGCAtaagtatgtgtgtgtttctcagcTATAGATCAGTGATGCTACAGAAACATTCTGGTTGTTTCTGTACTCTGTCATTCACGTTTGTGTCttttaacagcagcagcagtctaAACTTCCTCTATATGTTTTCTTAGGTGGCAGGAAAACAGAGATGTCAGATAAATAACTTCTGTAAATGTTAATGTACAGTAGATTTCACACCCCTGGCAAAAAGAacaagtttttttctgtaaatgagactgcaaattatttaaaatgcttcCCACCTATTCCTGTTTTTCCATACAGAAAAACTGTACATATCTAACATAATTATTGTAAAGGATCAATAATCTTGTCTCACAGCTTAACTCAGGTTCAGCATTAGGTCATTAGGTCAAGATGTGAGTCAGAAACTTCACATCTTCACTTTGCAGTATTTGTTCCTTCTCAGCCATGGAAAACTTCTCTATATCTACCTAAGAACAGCCCAGTTTCAGGAGATTTCTGGACTCCGGGTCATTTATTCTAGTGAAGTTATTCTTTTGTTGATTTGAATTTGCACTTGGAGTCACTGTAACGCTCTAATTATACAACCCCTCTTTATTCCTGCTTACTGGCAGAAACATTTAGATAATAAAGGGTGCGTagcgtatttttcggactataagccactacttttttcccacactttgaaccatgcggcttatagctgggtgcagcttttctgtggatttttcttcaaccaccagggggctctttagcaggaagtgaatcattggaagtcaaaattggaaatcaaagaagaaagtgctgatttcgtatgatgcagcttttaagttgaaggctatTGATCTGGCAGCACAGATCGATAGCCGCTGCACGTAAACTCAGCGTGAATGAATCCATGGTTCGCCGTTGGAGAtgcagggctgcgtccttaacAGCGGAtttattaaggacgcagccctctGCTGGGTCCTCATGGAAAACtgagagcggcggagataccagcggcttatagcccggttcggcttatatatgtacgttttcagtttttaaaaaaaaactttgtgggtgcggcttattgtgaggtgcgctctatagtcggGAAAATACGGTATTCTGAATTGAATGTAGCTTCTTGAAccaagattaaattaaaaatcccAACTCTAGATAAAAAGAAATGGTAACCCCAgtacatgatgctgccactaccatgtttctCTGTGGGTTTCTTCTGATGATGGTTAAAGTCGTTTTGGCACAAACATCCAACTTGGCTCATGAATCTGCAGCACATTTCCTTCgaggttttagtttttaatcaaGCCCTGGGATACGTTTATAATCCTACTTCTCATTCAATTCATAATcacaaaaattgatttttaatcaGAGGAATAACTCCACACTTGGAACTTTgagaaagtttgaaaaaaattccTGCACCTCTTCAGCTTTATTTCCAGCCTCCCTGGCAGCtttctgtgcatttttaaattgtttttagacATTCATCCAGTTTTCTGATGTCACTGTTATCACAAATGCTCTCAAAtctttttgatcttttttataCTTCATCAAACCCTAACTTCAGCTAATTATGCAAATTAGCTGAGGCTTATTTAAACCCAATAAGATTCACTGCACTTCATTGACATGAAGAAGAATAAATTgagaatttgaaataaaaaggtgATTCAGCCAAGTATTTGGTTGTTCACACTTATTCAGTCAGTTCGTTGCAGCTGGTATTTTCTTTAAGGGATGTACATATTTAAGCTTGGACGTTTGGATAAAAAACCAAGGTAGTATGTACATTATCCTTCCACCAAATCACAAGTTTATAATTAGCATTtgtaaattacatttgaaacaaaataacttctttaaaccttcctgaataagaaaactgagatgtttggtttgagacaatgcaacatttaattgtgattaatctgattagatTTTTAATCGATTTACAGCCCTTACTCTCGTGACTCTGTATGGACGAGGCTGTGAAGTACATGCGTGTTTGCATTTCTCCACAGTATATCTCCAAGATTGAGACAATTTTTGATGACAAACGAGGCAGAAAAAGAGTGAAGAACCAAGGGCCCTTTGCACGAGGTAAGAGCTGAAACAGAACATTTCATCAGGGAGATTAAAACGAGCTTCTTGCTGAAAATACCCAGCTTCTGATAATGCACTAACTTAAGGCCAGCAGGGGAAGGGCCAGGCTAATGATTATCAAACAAAGGCTTACTGTCTTCATGTGATTATAACTTGTCGAGGCTTTTCATTCCCATCCTGCTGACTAATGTTTGCTCCTCATGGCAGCAGAGGAGACCAGCGGGACAGAGAGCGATCCAGAAGACAACACTAAAGGTATCAGCAGTAAGATAAAAGGTTTCTATTTGGAGTTCACAACTCTTATGTCTGAAAGAATTACTCACTAAAGTGTGAGCATAATGAAGAACCTGGAcagtttccagttttctttcctTAAATGAGCCTTGGTGAAATGCATTCCTTTGCATTAGCACATAATCGCTCCATGTGTTCAGCAGGAAGGTCCGTTTACATCCAGTCCACACTGAGGCGACGGCCCGGGTATCGCACCCTGGAGAGGGACCTgatccagctgcagcagcagaagcagcagctcttCCAGATCTTTGTGGTTGTGTCGCTACGGAAGAACGCCACAGGAAACACGTACTCCCCTGAAATTACTCAGCAGTTCCCAAAAATGGTTAGAGGGAGCCTTTACTGTAACATTACCCTGCTCTGCTGACAACCTAAATGTGCTTTAATTGCTTTAAGTGAATGGAATCTGTTGTTTGCATCCTTaagatgattttgttttatgattggAAGGGGAATTTCCCACACTGGCATGAGTCAGTAAATGTTACGAGCTTTGTCTACTCATTTACTTCACTCTAATATCAGCATCTTTTCATGCCAGTCGGTATAATCAGTTTTAACTTCCAAATGAGAAACTCAGCTATGTAAATAAggttttttgatttatttattcagtcagtCATCAAATAAAAACCTCCAAACACTACAACAATGTGAACAGCTGGACTGAAATGTGCAGGCTGATGTTTGTCTGTCCTGCACATCAAATCattacaatatatgaaaaaaactaaacgttATTTACACCgtttcatttcagtttgaaaagtcatCCCGTCTCTCCAGAGAAGCTGAGGATCAACTCAACGTGATTCCCAAGTTCTGCTTCCCGGATCCCCAGGACTGGAAGCCATCTGCACACACACCCAGGTCAGCTGCTGCACCGCAGTGACACACAAATCCGTAAACAACAGGGGCGCAATGGTAAAAGAAACACTTTACTGATTTCTTTTAGCATCTCAAAGCTAATGCCTTCATTTGTTATTATATAATGTGGTTTAAATAccttcttttgtttctgttccaTATTATGTGTATTATTCCATCCCCTCTTTTCCGTTTATGTCTTCGGCTGTCAACTCTAATCCCTAAATTCATCTCAGCTTTCATGGcttaaaaccaaactttttgTTGCAGGACTTTTAACTTCACAGATGTAAAGTTAAAATTAGCCGTGggccacaaaaacatttttcatctcttcttataaaaaatacaaaaataataaaaacaaactaaatgcaCAATATTTTGATGAAACGTCCTAGCAGAAATAATTTGTATGTCATTTTAGAGGTCGATCTGtcgattaactgattaattgcattaaaaaaattggcacatgtggcaaattctttttatttaaccacttaagccttttttatggaatattagaaatacattaaaagattcttataattaattttcctttttaaataagaaaataagcaatttgtgcctaaaatgcaataaaatgtgaatattttttgcaCTGTTGTGACTTACTTAAGTGACTTACTTAAGTCACAACAGTGACTTAATTACAGACAGTGTGTGTTGTTTCAGTAATATTGCCTATTTTTTAgactgtatactccagttaatcaATTAGTATATTAGTTagcaattatttaattaatcaattCATTAGGATTAAAACTTTCAGCCCTGCGATGTGCTACAAAAGGGCCCTGTAGTTGATAAAAGATGAACAGTTTGTGTTGTTGCTCCACTTTTAAGactatttgaatttatttttaatttgttttcagcGCATCACCATCACCGGTCTGGTGAAGCAAAGCTGGGTCCAGAGCCGCACATTGGACACCCTCacttaaaacattcaaaagacaaaatacactgcctggccaaaaaaaagtcgccaccaaaaaatggtcacactctctaatattttgttggaccgcctttagctttgattacagcccgcattcgctgtggcattgtttcaataagcttctgcagtgccacaagatttatttccatccagtgttgcattaatctttcaccaagatcttgtattgatgatgggagagtctgaccactgcgcaaagccttctccagcacatcccaaagattctcaatggggttaaggtctggactctgtggtggccaatccatgtgtgaaaaagatgtctcatgctccctgaaccactctttcacaatgtgagccccatgaatcctggcattgtcatcttggaatatgcccgttccatttgggaagacaaaatccattgatggaataacctggtcattcagtatattcaggtagtcagctgacctcattctttgggcacacaatgttgctgaacctagacctgaccaactgcagcaaccccagatcatagcactgcccccacaggcttgtacagtaggcactaggcatgatgggtgcatcacttcacctgcctctcttcttaccctgatgcgcccatcactctggaacagggtaaatctggactcatcagaccacatgaccctcttccattcctccagagtccaatctttatgctccctagcaaactgaagcctttttttctggttagccttactgattagaggttttcttacggctacacagctgttcaatcccaaccccttgagttcccttcgcattgtgcgtgtggaaatgcttttgcgttcacaattaaacatactcctgagttctgctgttgtttttcttcgatttgatttgaccaaacgtttaagtaatcgccgatcacgatcattcaggatttttttctgaccacatttcttcctggaagacgatggttccccaccatccttccagtttttaatgatgcgttggacagttcttaacccaattctagtagtttctgcaatctccttagatgttttctctgcttgatgcatgccaatgatttgacccttcttaaacagactaacgtcttttccacgaccacaggatgtgtcttttgccatggttgtttaagaaatgaggatttactcattgcatcagctggggttaaataacttgttgccagctgaaagataatcgcctatgcagtacttatccaataggaggcttgtacctatttgcttagttaaatccaggtggcgactttttttttggccaggcagtgtagttattattaatattaatatttggtGCTCTCATTTGGCTGTAGCTACATTCATTGTTGGATTTACTTGTTCCTGATTTTTCCGGTTTCATTTCCAGTGAGACCTTCTCCTTTGTCCTCACCGGAGAAGACGGGAGTCGCTGGTTTTGTTACTGCCGTAAGATCCTGGTGAGTGAGGACGTGTGCTGACATCTGGATGGGAGTTATTGGCTCATGTGACTGTGCGTGCGATGACCTGGCAGCTCGCCGCGTCATTACTCACTATCTCTGAGGAATCACACTCTAGCTAGCTCTGAACTTGTGACACACAGCAGAAGGAATGTCGCAGCTTCCTCCTCTGCTTGGTGGTGTTGTCTCATTTAGCGCAGCGTCTCAAACCCATCTGTTATTGTTTATCAAATTAATCAGAGTTTTGTCTCAGTTGGAGCGATGTCATCAATATGCAGAGTTTAAATCTGCTGCTGGCCGTAAAGCTGTAGTTTGGTTTGTAAAGTTTGGCATAAAGGGAAGCAGAAACTGGCAGGTTTGTGTCTTGTTGTGTGTGAAACATGTCTGCTGTGCCCTGCTGTCTGACTTGTGCAACTTTCTGTTTTCAAGCCCAGTGGAAAGGGGAAGAGGCTTCCTGAGGTGCACTGCATTGTCAGCAAGTTGGGCTGTTTCAACCTGTTTGCTAAGGTAAAATCACTCACTGAGTGTGTTGCCTTGATCAGTATTCATGCAGcttaaatcctgttttctgcattttgtcaCAACACAACCGAAtacttcagtgtattttgtcAGCAGAAGAACCTTAAACATCTAGTCAGAACTACAGATTAAATTAGACGTGTGGATTGTTGTGTgtcagaatggcctagtcaaagtctaggtCTTAAGAATATGCAGCAACAATTGAAAACTGATATTAACTAGGACTGCAACAATTAATGGGATGAATCAATTATTCAAAAAAATGGTCacctaatttagtaatcaattaattgatcATTTGAGTAAACAGACTCAAAAGGtctcagagcagcaattaaaccacaactgtataaaaatatacattttgaataCAAGAACAAAGCTTTGTCTGTAAAATGTTCTATCCTGAACTCTTCAGGTGacttggttcaaattctgcTAAATAATCTCCTCCAGAGCAACTTCTGCTATTATTAATAACCAGTTAATCCGCAGAATAATCAATATATCTCACGTTCAGTCCAGCACTAAGGCTTCTCAcatgttagaaatattttaattgcttCATTTGTTACAAATGATTCCTCATCATATGTAAGGATTGCTGTCAATGCattaaaattgaattatttgtttctttgcatcttttagtgtatttttaatattgtataaaaaatacttgaatAAGAAATcgtttttatcagattaatgTTGACGTTCACTTCCACACAGTCCAAATGAGCCAGGCAAAGTACTTAGAGTACTAGACCATTCGGTCAAAAGGTTTTAGTCTGCATACACGGATGTTTGTGGCTGAAAAGTCTCCAGCAGGGggaaatacttttacaaggtgCCGTAAATCTGCTCACGTCTCTGCTTCAGAAGCCTCGGCAGAAGAAGTGAAGAGGATATGTGTTCAGAGTTAGTGGCTATGAaagtttgacctctgacctgtccTGTAGTTGGGTTTGAAAGACAGCGAGTtgttgtgtctgtgtttctgtccaGATCCTGGAGGAGGTGGAGCGGCGCAGAGAGATTTCTCCGCCACTGGTTTATACATTCATGCGCAGCGTGATGGAGGCCCCGTTCCCGGCCCCCGGACGCACCGTCACTGTAAAGAGTTTCCTCCCCGGCTCTGGGAATGAGGTAACCCCggcacagaaacaggaagtcctGATCAGCAGCCATGTGGCTCGTAGCTACGCCACCTCCTCAGACCGTTTGGAGGCTTTAATTGCTCTGGGTTACATGTTAACATTCAGCTGTAACCTGCTTCGTCACTGCCGGGAACAAAATGACTAAAGGCAGTGCTGTAACCTGTTCAGCACTCTGACAGTGCTGCAGCTCGGAGCTCAGTGGtttgttctgctgcaggttctgACTCTGTGCCGACCGGTGGACTCCAGGCTGGAGCATGTGGACTTCGACAGCCTGCTGCAGTGTCTCAGTGTAGGGAAACTCCTGCAGGTGTTTGCTTCCCTCCTGCTGGAGAGGAGAGTCATCTTTATTGCTGATAAACTCAGGTAAGTAACATCGTCACGCTGACAGTTAGCATCCTGCAGAGCTTTGGGaattcatttcatttccctCTGAACACATAAACTCCAGTTCTGAGTCAGCTCCTTAGCAGCATTGGTATTTTATCATGGGGTGATAATAAATCTTGATGTAAAaatggttttagttttgtttttttcccaaagcTGCTGGTTCAGATCAGAGATCAGCTTGTTGTGATATTAGGACATCTGTTTGCTGGGATTTAGGACATTTAATGgatttttgattaaattcatCAATATACTTTAAGCTTTGAGTCTTCTGGAGTAAATTGAACCAAAACATCCCAACAGCCACAGCTTCTGGTATCCCTGCTGACATATCACTACTACATCATTTGGGTACCAAAATGTGTTGAACTTATGGGaagtttttttcacagtttcattCTCCTGAGTCAGCTGTCCAGGTGTGTCTCATGTTATAACCGTTTTGCTCTCTCTCACCTCTCTCAGTGTGCTGTCCAGGTGTGGCCACGCCGTGCTGGCGCTGCTCTACC
It encodes:
- the dennd2c gene encoding DENN domain-containing protein 2C isoform X3, with translation MLALTVEQGRRGMDEASTVRQGRPAGQRVNIKEKISQWESRTQQSSSRDGGLKAYPPVVCRTLSSDLLGNGYSNEGLGVGIHARDSRSRAKSTELDFRESPAHDVHSVAARKSDLFKKSSTSFSNPSPGKHSTAKTFASSKFNTDTLSSAYPVFSANSDPKPDLLPDILIVSKPLPPSAGDQDDNMPAGNFYTSRGFWRKLEGDRLLWENSRSNAGDVLPPPKPQRTFQYRGTSNNTKPCWDSGSPHNNSSFNLRSRRVVKPPNFPPPPCPVIQTEGLSRHKKNRKSFEYEDATRLTAQQGTVGNGDVHPDLYHAYSDDNIYEDIVCDGIRDYPYEDVKLSTMCLPIRPPGPKFSPKGQTLHGYAGKVDKNVFQVLASKSSTFTESAKSASPRYSSAQKTHGSPQYISKIETIFDDKRGRKRVKNQGPFARAEETSGTESDPEDNTKGRSVYIQSTLRRRPGYRTLERDLIQLQQQKQQLFQIFVVVSLRKNATGNTYSPEITQQFPKMFEKSSRLSREAEDQLNVIPKFCFPDPQDWKPSAHTPSETFSFVLTGEDGSRWFCYCRKILPSGKGKRLPEVHCIVSKLGCFNLFAKILEEVERRREISPPLVYTFMRSVMEAPFPAPGRTVTVKSFLPGSGNEVLTLCRPVDSRLEHVDFDSLLQCLSVGKLLQVFASLLLERRVIFIADKLSVLSRCGHAVLALLYPFTWQHTFVPVLPASMLDISCSPTPFLIGVLAPCLPEVLELPIEEVLIVDLCADRFVIQLGDEDCILPSKLQAALQQVLEDREDILRQDSRDACGERPADLSALLSEAFVRFFVELVGHYPLHMVEAAGGAKELQRESFRKSHPSRGVRQFLQLFMETQMFAGFIQDKELRKGGGRGLYESRVAEYLDSCLEPEPSGVNKFLKGLGNKMKLLQMK
- the dennd2c gene encoding DENN domain-containing protein 2C isoform X1, translated to MLALTVEQGRRGMDEASTVRQGRPAGQRVNIKEKISQWESRTQQSSSRDGGLKAYPPVVCRTLSSDLLGNGYSNEGLGVGIHARDSRSRAKSTELDFRESPAHDVHSVAARKSDLFKKSSTSFSNPSPGKHSTAKTFASSKFNTDTLSSAYPVFSANSDPKPDLLPDILIVSKPLPPSAGDQDDNMPAGNFYTSRGFWRKLEGDRLLWENSRSNAGDVLPPPKPQRTFQYRGTSNNTKPCWDSGSPHNNSSFNLRSRRVVKPPNFPPPPCPVIQTEGLSRHKKNRKSFEYEDATRLTAQQGTVGNGDVHPDLYHAYSDDNIYEDIVCDGIRDYPYEDVKLSTMCLPIRPPGPKFSPKGQTLHGYAGKVDKNVFQVLASKSSTFTESAKSASPRYSSAQKTHGSPQYISKIETIFDDKRGRKRVKNQGPFARAEETSGTESDPEDNTKAGRSVYIQSTLRRRPGYRTLERDLIQLQQQKQQLFQIFVVVSLRKNATGNTYSPEITQQFPKMFEKSSRLSREAEDQLNVIPKFCFPDPQDWKPSAHTPSETFSFVLTGEDGSRWFCYCRKILPSGKGKRLPEVHCIVSKLGCFNLFAKILEEVERRREISPPLVYTFMRSVMEAPFPAPGRTVTVKSFLPGSGNEVLTLCRPVDSRLEHVDFDSLLQCLSVGKLLQVFASLLLERRVIFIADKLSVLSRCGHAVLALLYPFTWQHTFVPVLPASMLDISCSPTPFLIGVLAPCLPEVLELPIEEVLIVDLCADRFVIQLGDEDCILPSKLQAALQQVLEDREDILRQDSRDACGERPADLSALLSEAFVRFFVELVGHYPLHMVEAAGGAKELQRESFRKSHPSRGVRQFLQLFMETQMFAGFIQDKELRKGGGRGLYESRVAEYLDSCLEPEPSGVNKFLKGLGNKMKLLQMK